Genomic segment of Myxococcaceae bacterium JPH2:
GGGCGTAGGGTTCGCGGGGTCGTTCGCCCAGAACAGCGTGAAGACGGGCGCCGCGCCGAAGTACAGCTCGTCGGGGGCCTCACCCCGAGCCAGCGCCGCGCGACGGGCCTCCAGCTCGGCATACAGCGGCCTGCGCCGTAGCCTGCCAGGCACGTTGCTCTCCGCCGCCAGGGACGTGATGGCCGTCTCGGATTGCGGCGGATTGAACAGGGGCGTGTCGCAGCCCAGCACGTTGAAGCGAAAGAAGCCGGGCCCATCCACATGGGGCTCCGAGTGCACGCGCACGAGCGCGGCCGGTGCACCCACCACGGGATATGCCTCCAGGCGCCAGAGGAAGACCCCCACGTTCGCCAGGTTGTGCTTGCCGCGCCGCGGGGAGATGCGCCGCACGTCCGCGGTGCGCAGCGCCTGCTCGAAGGGCGTGCTCACCCACTCCAGCGCGTTGGCGTCCCGCAGGTCTGGCGTGCGCAGCGCGTGGGGCCGCACGTGGTTGACGAACTGCGTGGTGCCGACGTGCTGGAAGAACTCCACCACGTGCGACGGCCACCCCGTCACGTCCCGGGCAAGCTGCTCCAACATGGCCGCAGTGCCCTTGCGACGCCGGTACGCGAGGGTGTTCGCCACATACGCACGCTGACTGATGAGCGTGGGGTCCACCGGGATGAGGTCGCGAACGCCGAGCAGGTCGCCGATGTACGGCACCACCCACTCGCGACACGTCTCGATGAACCAGTCGTCGTGGAGTTGGCCGATGTCCTCTTCGATGGCCAACAGCTCGCGTTCGATGATGCCGAGCAGCGCGCGAAGGGGCTCACCCTGGAGCGCATCCCGGCTCCGGTAGACCGCGGGCAACAGGCGATAGAGCCGATCCTGAGACACCTGACTCACGGCTTCACCTCCAGACTGCCAGACACGTCGTCGAGCAGCAGGAGCTGGGCCGGCTTCATCTGCGCGCCTTCCCACCGCGCCACGCGAGCCTTCAGCAGGGAGCTCAAGGCCGGCGTGTCACCGAGGTAGAGCGCATCCAGGTCGACCATGACGACGCCCTCCACTTCCTGGAGCACCCGGGTCACCTCCGCGGCACTGACGGCCTGACCAAAGCGTCGTGTCTCGAAGGAGAACGCCAAGGACAGCGCCGCCTCCGCGCGGGCCACCACGTCCTCGGGCACATAGCGAGGCGCGTCCACGCGCAGCGTTGCCTTCAGTCGGAACGCGAGGCGCTCGAACGACGCCACGACGAACTCCCGCACGGGGTCGTGCACCTGGGTCAGCGCGGCGACGAGGCTCGTGTACAGCGCGGTACTGGTACCGATGGCCTCGCCCTGACTCGACGCGACGGTGAGGTGCACGAGGATGCGCTCGCCATTCGTGAGGTCCATGGCCTGGGCCTTGCCGATGCCGGCGAACGTGGAGGCGAAGTCCTCGTAGTCCTGGAGGGACACCACGCGCTCCAGGGTGAGCACGGAGGAAGGCGCGTGAGCACGAGCGTCGTCGCGGGACTCAGGGGCCGCCGCGCCCGTGGCGGGCTGCGGATTCGTCACGGTCCGGATGCCGAGTGGCCGCACACGCAGGAGTGCGAGCTGCCCTGAATCCACCTCTGCCTCCGGGCCGATACCGGAGCGGTACGTCGCCACGACATTCTCTGGGCCGGGCGGCAGGCGCGCTCCGGACACGCCATCTCCGAAGGTGAGGACGACCGAGCCGTCGTCCTCGTGGCGCACCATGTACACCTGGCTGCGCGGGCCCTGGCCAAACAACGTGGGCACCTGCTCCCAGCGCACTCCGTTGACGCGCACCTCCAGCGTGCTCGCGCCTCCCGTGGCGGTGGACGCCGCCACGTAGGTCAGCGGTGGCTTCTTCAGTGCGAAGCGCTGGTTCTTTCGCGAACCATCTCCGCTGCCGAGCACCTCGATGACCGTCTCGCCATGCGTGGCCGCCGCCACGTTGCCGTAGAAGCGCACCGCCTCACGCACATACGAGTGGACCAGGGGGCGCTGAAGCTCCAAGAGCGTCGCACCACCCTGCGCGGTCGCCCGCGCGAGGACGACACGCTCTCGGACGAGCGAGCCCGTCGGGTCCTCGGTCAAGGGGCCTTCCACGATCAGGACGTGCCCCGGCAGCAACCCCGGCACCAGGCGATCCAACAGCACGGTGAGTCCCTCGACCGGAGTGTCGAGCGG
This window contains:
- a CDS encoding putative baseplate assembly protein is translated as MSTPGTQGGTDCDACADTGDQEPAPLFNRPGQPALAYRLGTHASFLQRMAARLSREFVTTEEGQVGPRPLASLTTRSPEDPAIALLDAWATSADVLTFYQERIANEGFLRTATERRSVLELAREIGYELRPGVAASTALVFTVETAPGSPPSVQVPIGVQVLSIPGQDERPQTFETIEALDARAVWNELRPARTTPQVFNSQTQRLYLQGLQTGLQVGDLLLLVGPEREKFPGSERWDLRVVQRITLAPNSEEPGRSHTVVDWATTLGSEVPKMAPSSTPRVFVLRSRASLFGYNAIDFMMLPLEIRKLYQEEGKPLPTEWPDFKIRTTDDREFDLDREYPSLIPGSWVVLQKSSYTELYRIQVAKPYARVDFGLTGRVTRLQVDAKEHLSWFPLRGTSVLAQSEELPIAEAPLDTPVEGLTVLLDRLVPGLLPGHVLIVEGPLTEDPTGSLVRERVVLARATAQGGATLLELQRPLVHSYVREAVRFYGNVAAATHGETVIEVLGSGDGSRKNQRFALKKPPLTYVAASTATGGASTLEVRVNGVRWEQVPTLFGQGPRSQVYMVRHEDDGSVVLTFGDGVSGARLPPGPENVVATYRSGIGPEAEVDSGQLALLRVRPLGIRTVTNPQPATGAAAPESRDDARAHAPSSVLTLERVVSLQDYEDFASTFAGIGKAQAMDLTNGERILVHLTVASSQGEAIGTSTALYTSLVAALTQVHDPVREFVVASFERLAFRLKATLRVDAPRYVPEDVVARAEAALSLAFSFETRRFGQAVSAAEVTRVLQEVEGVVMVDLDALYLGDTPALSSLLKARVARWEGAQMKPAQLLLLDDVSGSLEVKP